DNA from Pseudocitrobacter corydidari:
CAAGATGGCCATTCTTACTGCATCAGAAAAATCGAAAAAGACAAATTGATTGCCTACTACTCATTAAGGATTAGTCACTTACATTAATTACTGACATTGATTATCACTAAAAACTGGATTAGCCTATGTCAGAAAAATCGCAATCGGATAGTCACAATGAAAAAAACCATGATAGCACTTTTTGTTCTCGGCCTGGCTGGCTGTAGTGCAAATAGCGTACAGAGTAATGCTGCACACGTTAGAGTCACCAATAATGAACCGGGTCGCGAATGTAAATTCCTCGGCGACATCACCGGGAGCCAGGGTAACTTCTTTACTGGCGGCTGGACATCAAACAGCAATCTTGAAACTGGCGCGCGTAACGATCTGAAAAACAAAGCGGCAGATATGGGAGGAAATGTGGTCGCGCTCATTACCCAAAGAGCGGGTCAAACCGGTAGTGCTTACGGCGGTACGGGTTCATCTGAACAAACCAATGTTACTTTATCTGGCAATGTTTATCGCTGCCCAGAATAAAAGCCAGGCCCTGCACAGGGCCTTTATTTTATTTAATAGCTAAAACCACATATTCAAATTATCACCCCAAATAAAGTTGGCCATAAAGAAAATTCTCATAATAAATTCAGCGTTAAAAAATAATCTAGAATTAATTATGAGGTTTTCATCAACGTGAAATGGAGGATTAACAATTGTCTATTCAACACGACGAAAAAGGCCAGGTTGTTATTGGAGAAGCTGCACTCGCCCTTGCACTTAGCGAGAAAGAGATTAGCGTAAATGCACTCATTATGCAGTTATCCCGGATGGAAGCAGGTTGCGTAACGGACGAACGGATACAGTCGATCGTCAAAGCCAGAAACTGGCTGATGAGCTTTGAGTATCCTCAGGAAGCCGCGGCATGCCTGCCCTATCTTAACAGCTAATGTGAACTGTCTTTATCTCGAGTAGAAGAGATATTCATGGACGTAGTCCGGTTTCCACCGGAAAACGGCGAAGACAACCTCAACGGTTACGCGCAAGCGTTTTCCGGCTGGAATATCTGTCACGGATGACGCTTTTATTCATTAATTTAATAACAACGAGTATTTCCGGAATAGTAAATCTTACACCATGAGATAATCAGACTTTTCTGTCAAAAACACGTCTCTCATCCCCTCACATTAATCTAAACTATAGTTTTAATGTAACAAAAAAAATCTTCATCCTTCCTGATGACCAGGAGATAAAATGTCTGATTTAAATGAACGCGTTGAAACGCTAGAAAAAACCATTGCCGACCTAAGCCTTGACCTTCAGGCGTCCAGGATTGCTATAACCGTATTAACGAACGTTATTAATAAGATGAGCGGTACCCCTGGATATGTAGCCAATTCGTATGAAGAAGAAAATAGCTCGGCCCCTTTGGTTAAGTTTAACCATCCGGAGCAGGATGGTTATGAGGAAAAGCTTACTGAAAAAGTGTTGGCACTGATTGCCAAAACACACTGATTCAAAGCGCGATAAAGGAAGTGGCTGTGTAAATTCAGCCACTTCCCGGCCCTTAATGCTTCACCATGATATGCCGCACGACCGTATAATCCTCCAGCCCGTACAGTGACATATCCTTGCCGTATCCCGACAGTTTCTGCC
Protein-coding regions in this window:
- a CDS encoding DUF4156 domain-containing protein, with the translated sequence MKKTMIALFVLGLAGCSANSVQSNAAHVRVTNNEPGRECKFLGDITGSQGNFFTGGWTSNSNLETGARNDLKNKAADMGGNVVALITQRAGQTGSAYGGTGSSEQTNVTLSGNVYRCPE